In the genome of Afipia felis ATCC 53690, the window CAAAAAAGCGGCGCTGTGCGCCGCTTTTTTTATGTCGTACTGCTGCGAACGATCAATAGGCTTGACCGTCCTGATCTGCGATGGTCCGGTGCGACCCGCTTACCGCTGCAAGCGGGTTTTGGAGTTTGTATGGGCTTGGGAGGAAAAAAGTCTATGAAGAAAATCGCTATTGCCGCTGCGTCCCTTGCGGCTGCTTTCATGGTTGGTCCGGCGAATGCGCAGACGCCGCCGATCGTCATCAAGTTCAGCCACGTCGTCGCTCCCGAGACCCCGAAGGGCAAGGGCGCCGAGAAGTTCAAGGAGCTTGCCGAGAAGTACACCAACGGCAAGGTCAAGGTCGAAGTCTATCCGAACTCGCAGCTTTACAAGGACAAGGAAGAGGTCGAGGCGCTGCAGCTCGGTGCGGTGCAGATGCTCGCCCCTTCGCTGGCGAAATTCGGCCCGCTCGGCGTCAAGGAATTCGAAGTTTTCGACATTCCCTACATCATGCCCGACAAGGCAGCGCTCAATCGCGTCACGCATGGCGACGTCGGCAAGAAGCTGCTCGCGAAACTCGAGCCGAAGGGCATCAAGGGCCTCGCCTACTGGGACAACGGCTTCAAGATCATGAGCGCCAACAAGCCGCTGCATAAGCCGGAAGACTTCCGCGGCCTGAAGATGCGCATTCAGTCCTCGAAGGTGCTTGAAGCGCAGATGCGCGCTCTGGGTTCGATCCCGCAGGTCATGGCGTTCTCGGAAGTCTATCAGGCGCTGCAGACCGGCGTTGTTGACGGCACCGAAAACCCGCCGTCGAACATGTACACCCAGAAGATGAACGAGGTGCAGAAGCACGCTACGCTCTCGAACCATGGCTATCTCGGCTACGCCGTGATCGTGAACAAGAAGTTCTGGGACGGCCTGCCGGCGGATGTCCGCGGCCAGCTTGAGAAGGCGATGGCGGAAGCCACCACCTACGCCAACGACATCGCCCAGAAGGAAAATGACGAGGCGCTGGATGCGATGAAGAAGGCCGGTACCACCACCTTCTACACGCTCACGCCGGAAGAGACTGCGGCCTGGCGTAAGGCGCTTGATCCGGTTGCGGACGAAGTCGGCACCCGCGTCGGCAAGGATCTGATCGCCGAGTTCCGTAAGGAAGCGGCTGCATCTGCAAAATGATGTGAAAGCCTGACGGCCCGGCGCCAAGCCGGGCCGTTTACGGCTTGCCAGCGGACGATAAATCATATCGTGCTGTGATGGACCGGCCAGAGGCCGGATTTTCGGTACCGGGGGGCTGCCGTGCGGCTGTTTTTGAAAATCCTCGATCAACTCGAGGAAATTCTCATCACCTTTTTGATCGCAGGTGCGACCGTCATCATCTTCCTGGCGGTCCTGCACCGCTATGGTTCGGGCGTCTCGTTTCTCTATCCGTATCTGCACCAGATCCACATGTCCTGGGCGCAGGAACTATGTATTTTCATGTTCGTGTGGATGGCGAAGTTCGGCGCGGCCTACGGCGTGCGCACCGGCATCCATGTCGGCGTCGACGTGCTAGTCCTGAAGCTGCCGCCGAAATCGCGCAAGGCCACGATCCTTTTCGGTCTGCTGTGCGGCGCGCTGTTCACCGGCGTGGTCGGTACGATGGGCGCGAAGTTCGTCTATGGCCTCAGCCTGACCGACCAGACCACGCCGGATCTCGAATGGCCGAGCTGGATCGTCTATCTGTGCGTGCCGCTCGGTTCCTATCTGATGTGCTTCCGTTTTCTGCAGGTCGCCTTTGCCTATTTCCGGACAGGAGAGCTGCCGCATCACGATCATTCGCATGTCGAGGGAATCGATGTCGATAATGCGATTGGCCCAACGCCGGAGGGCCAGCGATGACCACTCTTTTCATCTTCCTTCTTCTCATCGCTTTGATGCTGACCGGCATGCCGATTTCGATCGCGCTCGGTCTCACCGTGCTGACGTTCCTGTTCGTGATGACGCAGGTGCCGATCGAGTCGGTGGCGCTGAAGCTGTTCACGGGCATCGAGAACTTCGAGATCATGGCGATCCCGTTCTTCATTCTCGCGGGCAATTTCCTCACACATGGCGGCGTCGCCAGACGCATGATCAGGTTCGCGACGTCGATGGTCGGCCATTGGTATGGCGGCCTCGGCCTCGCGGGCGTGATGGCGTGCGCGCTGTTCGCCGCGATCTCCGGCTCATCGCCGGCGACCGTGATCGCGATCGGCTCGATCCTGCTGCCCGCGATGGTGGAGCAGGGCTATCCGAAGCGCTTCGGCGCGGGCGTCATCACGACGTCGGGCGCGCTCGGCATTCTGATCCCACCCTCGATCGTGATGGTGATCTATTCGGTCGCGACCGGCGGCAGCGTTGCGCTCGGTCCGAATGGAGAACGCGTGCTGTCGGCGTCCGTCGGACAATTGTTCATCGCCGGCGTCATTCCGGGCATCATGCTGGCGACCTTACTGGGCGTGACCACGTTCTATCGCGCCTGGAAGAACGACTATCCGCGGCTTCCCCGCGCGGGCTGGGCCGAGC includes:
- a CDS encoding TRAP transporter substrate-binding protein, with product MKKIAIAAASLAAAFMVGPANAQTPPIVIKFSHVVAPETPKGKGAEKFKELAEKYTNGKVKVEVYPNSQLYKDKEEVEALQLGAVQMLAPSLAKFGPLGVKEFEVFDIPYIMPDKAALNRVTHGDVGKKLLAKLEPKGIKGLAYWDNGFKIMSANKPLHKPEDFRGLKMRIQSSKVLEAQMRALGSIPQVMAFSEVYQALQTGVVDGTENPPSNMYTQKMNEVQKHATLSNHGYLGYAVIVNKKFWDGLPADVRGQLEKAMAEATTYANDIAQKENDEALDAMKKAGTTTFYTLTPEETAAWRKALDPVADEVGTRVGKDLIAEFRKEAAASAK
- a CDS encoding TRAP transporter large permease, giving the protein MTTLFIFLLLIALMLTGMPISIALGLTVLTFLFVMTQVPIESVALKLFTGIENFEIMAIPFFILAGNFLTHGGVARRMIRFATSMVGHWYGGLGLAGVMACALFAAISGSSPATVIAIGSILLPAMVEQGYPKRFGAGVITTSGALGILIPPSIVMVIYSVATGGSVALGPNGERVLSASVGQLFIAGVIPGIMLATLLGVTTFYRAWKNDYPRLPRAGWAERIKTFRECIWGLLLIVIVLGGIYAGWFTPTEAAAMSAVYAFFIAVFVYKDMTLKDVPRVLLGSANMSAMILYIITNAVLFSFLMTSEQIPQQLTSWMIGNGVNWVTFLIFVNVLLLIAGNVMEASSIVLITAPLLFPIAVKLGIHPVHLGILMVVNMEVGMCHPPVGLNLYVASGIAKMGITELTIAVWPWLLTMLMFLLAVTFIPEISLWLPRMLGML
- a CDS encoding TRAP transporter small permease, with product MRLFLKILDQLEEILITFLIAGATVIIFLAVLHRYGSGVSFLYPYLHQIHMSWAQELCIFMFVWMAKFGAAYGVRTGIHVGVDVLVLKLPPKSRKATILFGLLCGALFTGVVGTMGAKFVYGLSLTDQTTPDLEWPSWIVYLCVPLGSYLMCFRFLQVAFAYFRTGELPHHDHSHVEGIDVDNAIGPTPEGQR